A window of Quercus robur chromosome 12, dhQueRobu3.1, whole genome shotgun sequence genomic DNA:
GCAGCAACCGAGGGGTGAAGAGCTTCTTTATATTCGGACAATGCaatattgaaaattgtttgagGCGGGAAAAGGTGCCGAGGGGGACGACCGGTGCTGGTGCGACTTTCTCTTCTCTAAACAGTCCctttaaattattcaattttacgAGATCTAGAATCTCAAGGCTTTGAAGAGAAAAGGTGTCAAAATAAGAATTAATGTATTCTATTTCTTCACACCCATTCAACCAAACACTCTTTTTCCAGTAGCCCTGACACAGACTGCCACGTTGAAAGTCCCAAATTATTAGGGCACGAACATCTTTTGGGAGTAGACATATATTGCAGTCACTTAAAATTACACTTTCGCCCAACTCGGCAACTCCCAGCTGGCTAGCTGGCTTTTTTTGATTCACGGCATATTTGTAATGGCTAGGTCCTCCCTCCTCTAAGGATTCAACATATGTATTGAAGCCTTTAACGCCATCAAATGTGCCTTCAAaacactctaatttcttcaaccTTACCATCTCCTCTCCATTAACATCTAAACCCCAAATAGGCAATTTGAGGACTTGGAGTTGACAGAGTTTGGGTAAAATCCCTGGTGGCATCATTTTATGGTTCATTCTATAACTCTCAACATTAAGGTATCTCAAATTGACCAACATTTCCAAACCATGAGGTATTTCTTCCAGTGATCGTACCGAAAGATCCAAACTCCTTAATGCTGTAAGCTTTGCTAATGAAGGCACACACTCTAAATCATAACTGTTAAGCCTCAATGAAGTAAGATGCTTCAAGTCAGAGACTGAATTTGGTAAAGATTCAAGCCCATCGCAATCTACATGAAGAACTCTGAGTCCATGCAAGTGCACAAAAAATGGATCCGGGATGATGTTTTCATATCCTCGTAGAAGCAAGGTCGAAAGCTTAGGACATTTTGGTGACACATAAGGAAATTTTGAACCACGTTTGCACATCAAAGAAACCTTTTCAACATCATTTCCCCATTCTTCTTCATTTGGAACATCTTCTAATACCAAGAACTTAGCACCTGCAATCTGGAGGGCCATGTCTCTTATTAGATCATGCATCTTCACAAAACgccttttttcttcaaaaatatcTTCGATTATAAAATCTTTAGACCCACCTTCTAATAAGCAGGCATTTTCAAGCTTATTCAACAAAGTATGCCCCTGATCCAACTCTTCTTGCCTACTCTTCATGCTTTCTATTACTTTCTCACCAATCAAATGCTCTATCAACTCATCTCTGTAAATCTCATAGTCTTCAGGGTATAGTGCACAACACAAGAGACAATCTTGAAGTTTCTTATCTTTTAAGCGTTCATAACTGAATTGAAGCCTCTTCAATACTGGAGCATCTACATGTGCCGACCCTTTTGTTGATGTCCTCAACTCATTCAATGTGTTCCTCCACTCAAAAACATCAactacattttttaaacttcctgCTATTGTGATGATTGCAAGAGGCAAACGAGCACATTGTTTGACAACGCCTTCCACAACATCTTCTGGAATATTTGAAACATCACAGCCCACTGTTTTCAAGAACAAATCACGCGACTCTTTTATCGAAAGAAGCTCCACTTTAATAGTTTTACAATTCATTCCATCACAAACTTTAGCATCTCGAGTTGTCAATACCAATTTGCACCCATTTTCTGAAGTGGGCTCTGGGATCCCTATATTCTCCAGTGGAAATGCATTCCACAAATCATCTAGAATTAGCACACActtcttcatttctttcaaTGCTGCATACAGCTTGCCTGCCCTTGTTGTTTCATCCTCAGACTTTAAAGGATTTGGATGCAACATGCTGGCAATGGCATTTTGTAGTTTGATAACATCGAATGCCTTTGATACGGTAACCCAAATTACATGATTGAACTTGTCTTTCTCTTTTAACAGGcgattattgatttttttcatGATAGTCGTTTTACCAACCCCTCCCATACCATAAACACCAATCATTCCACAATCTTCATCTAACAAGtgtttccaaatcttttccgTTGTTATTTCAGCTGTACTCTCTCCCACTAATGCCCCAGTTGGCAATTCATCTCCATAGCTTACAGGTGGGTCAATTACTAAACTTTCACCGAAACCACAACTTTGATCAATTAATTCTGTCACTTCCTGTATCTTCTGGCAAGCAATTTTTCCTACATGCATACGTGAAAAATACTTCGCTCTTTCAGCCTCTTGTTCAGTGTTTTGTATTTCCACATTAATCGTATTTACCTTTTGGAGCCAAAATTCAACTTCTCTTTTTGGTTTCTTTCTTGGAAGAAGTTCTGCTCTCATTTTTGATTCAATGTCTGACTTTTTGCATTCTAAATCGTCTCGTTTTCTCTTGAGATTTTTCATATGTTCATCAACACTTCTGTGATACTTGTAATATTCACTAATCGGAGCCAATATCGTTTTTCCAAGCTCAAGAATTGCGCCTAACATCTCCATTAGCAAGTCCCTGTTTATTGTCAATTTGTATACATATGGACAACAAACATTTTGTCCATGTATACAAAGAGATAAGGAAAGAAAGCATTTTAGTTCCCTAATTttgatttgttaaaaataaatagccTAAGTGTTGATAGGGCACATAACGAGTCACACAAGTAGTATTGattgtattttacttttattttaaaacataaaatctaCAACGCAAAATAgaaagggaaagatgaagaatgaaagaaacaaaataatagaaatcAAAGATATATCTAAACGGATCCAAGGATTGTTGATCATTACTCCCATACCCACCACCCTAACCAAAACCACTTCACTACCCCTCTCTCCTGGCTCTTAAGCCCATTGCGTATGGTATGGGAGAGTTGttattgaaaaatttcaaatttcacatATTGATATGCATTTGTAGCCACTATAAGTTATTGAAAAATCTTAAATTAGTGTGGCCAGAAAGTGGGAGGAGTTCCTATCTCATTGCTCAAATTGAAATCTCCTAAATCAAATTCACAGCAGATATAAATTTAGAAGGAGCCAAAATGTATGTAAAAAAGTGTTATAAGTTTTGTCTTTCCACTCCTTCCCTCCCCATTTCCTCTGTCTTCTGTCtatattatcttaaaaaaaaaaaaaacggaccAGAACActttataacttgatattaCTTCTTGTTTTAGGAAGAACTGACTTTTCAATATGTTAAGAATAAATTGTCATAcattttaataacaatttattgttacatcatttaaaaaaattgttattcattaattataaaatgagattttgaataatcaaacacacata
This region includes:
- the LOC126708726 gene encoding putative disease resistance protein At4g10780 isoform X5, encoding MEMLGAILELGKTILAPISEYYKYHRSVDEHMKNLKRKRDDLECKKSDIESKMRAELLPRKKPKREVEFWLQKVNTINVEIQNTEQEAERAKYFSRMHVGKIACQKIQEVTELIDQSCGFGESLVIDPPVSYGDELPTGALVGESTAEITTEKIWKHLLDEDCGMIGVYGMGGVGKTTIMKKINNRLLKEKDKFNHVIWVTVSKAFDVIKLQNAIASMLHPNPLKSEDETTRAGKLYAALKEMKKCVLILDDLWNAFPLENIGIPEPTSENGCKLVLTTRDAKVCDGMNCKTIKVELLSIKESRDLFLKTVGCDVSNIPEDVVEGVVKQCARLPLAIITIAGSLKNVVDVFEWRNTLNELRTSTKGSAHVDAPVLKRLQFSYERLKDKKLQDCLLCCALYPEDYEIYRDELIEHLIGEKVIESMKSRQEELDQGHTLLNKLENACLLEGGSKDFIIEDIFEEKRRFVKMHDLIRDMALQIAGAKFLVLEDVPNEEEWGNDVEKVSLMCKRGSKFPYVSPKCPKLSTLLLRGYENIIPDPFFVHLHGLRVLHVDCDGLESLPNSVSDLKHLTSLRLNSYDLECVPSLAKLTALRSLDLSVRSLEEIPHGLEMLVNLRYLNVESYRMNHKMMPPGILPKLCQLQVLKLPIWGLDVNGEEMVRLKKLECFEGTFDGVKGFNTYVESLEEGGPSHYKYAVNQKKPASQLGVAELGESVILSDCNICLLPKDVRALIIWDFQRGSLCQGYWKKSVWLNGCEEIEYINSYFDTFSLQSLEILDLVKLNNLKGLFREEKVAPAPVVPLGTFSRLKQFSILHCPNIKKLFTPRLLLDNLEQIDVFSCKQLEEIIGGAEASDEVEEEEAKEIVKIFPQLRELRLKCLPELKTICSSSNVILCDSLNSIEIRECPKLKRLPLSLHLIDGELSSPPSSLQIKIEKERWELLEWDNHDMKMVLEPLCQFDKWC
- the LOC126708726 gene encoding putative disease resistance protein At4g10780 isoform X2, translated to MEMLGAILELGKTILAPISEYYKYHRSVDEHMKNLKRKRDDLECKKSDIESKMRAELLPRKKPKREVEFWLQKVNTINVEIQNTEQEAERAKYFSRMHVGKIACQKIQEVTELIDQSCGFGESLVIDPPVSYGDELPTGALVGESTAEITTEKIWKHLLDEDCGMIGVYGMGGVGKTTIMKKINNRLLKEKDKFNHVIWVTVSKAFDVIKLQNAIASMLHPNPLKSEDETTRAGKLYAALKEMKKCVLILDDLWNAFPLENIGIPEPTSENGCKLVLTTRDAKVCDGMNCKTIKVELLSIKESRDLFLKTVGCDVSNIPEDVVEGVVKQCARLPLAIITIAGSLKNVVDVFEWRNTLNELRTSTKGSAHVDAPVLKRLQFSYERLKDKKLQDCLLCCALYPEDYEIYRDELIEHLIGEKVIESMKSRQEELDQGHTLLNKLENACLLEGGSKDFIIEDIFEEKRRFVKMHDLIRDMALQIAGAKFLVLEDVPNEEEWGNDVEKVSLMCKRGSKFPYVSPKCPKLSTLLLRGYENIIPDPFFVHLHGLRVLHVDCDGLESLPNSVSDLKHLTSLRLNSYDLECVPSLAKLTALRSLDLSVRSLEEIPHGLEMLVNLRYLNVESYRMNHKMMPPGILPKLCQLQVLKLPIWGLDVNGEEMVRLKKLECFEGTFDGVKGFNTYVESLEEGGPSHYKYAVNQKKPASQLGVAELGESVILSDCNICLLPKDVRALIIWDFQRGSLCQGYWKKSVWLNGCEEIEYINSYFDTFSLQSLEILDLVKLNNLKGLFREEKVAPAPVVPLGTFSRLKQFSILHCPNIKKLFTPRLLLDNLEQIDVFSCKQLEEIIGGAEASDEVEEEEAKEIVKIFPQLRELRLKCLPELKTICSSSNVILCDSLNSIEIRECPKLKRLPLSLHLIDGELSSPPSSLQIKIEKERWELLEWDNHDMKMVLEPLCQFDKWDTSSSQSRLKK
- the LOC126708726 gene encoding putative disease resistance protein At4g10780 isoform X4, producing MEMLGAILELGKTILAPISEYYKYHRSVDEHMKNLKRKRDDLECKKSDIESKMRAELLPRKKPKREVEFWLQKVNTINVEIQNTEQEAERAKYFSRMHVGKIACQKIQEVTELIDQSCGFGESLVIDPPVSYGDELPTGALVGESTAEITTEKIWKHLLDEDCGMIGVYGMGGVGKTTIMKKINNRLLKEKDKFNHVIWVTVSKAFDVIKLQNAIASMLHPNPLKSEDETTRAGKLYAALKEMKKCVLILDDLWNAFPLENIGIPEPTSENGCKLVLTTRDAKVCDGMNCKTIKVELLSIKESRDLFLKTVGCDVSNIPEDVVEGVVKQCARLPLAIITIAGSLKNVVDVFEWRNTLNELRTSTKGSAHVDAPVLKRLQFSYERLKDKKLQDCLLCCALYPEDYEIYRDELIEHLIGEKVIESMKSRQEELDQGHTLLNKLENACLLEGGSKDFIIEDIFEEKRRFVKMHDLIRDMALQIAGAKFLVLEDVPNEEEWGNDVEKVSLMCKRGSKFPYVSPKCPKLSTLLLRGYENIIPDPFFVHLHGLRVLHVDCDGLESLPNSVSDLKHLTSLRLNSYDLECVPSLAKLTALRSLDLSVRSLEEIPHGLEMLVNLRYLNVESYRMNHKMMPPGILPKLCQLQVLKLPIWGLDVNGEEMVRLKKLECFEGTFDGVKGFNTYVESLEEGGPSHYKYAVNQKKPASQLGVAELGESVILSDCNICLLPKDVRALIIWDFQRGSLCQGYWKKSVWLNGCEEIEYINSYFDTFSLQSLEILDLVKLNNLKGLFREEKVAPAPVVPLGTFSRLKQFSILHCPNIKKLFTPRLLLDNLEQIDVFSCKQLEEIIGGAEASDEVEEEEAKEIVKIFPQLRELRLKCLPELKTICSSSNVILCDSLNSIEIRECPKLKRLPLSLHLIDGELSSPPSSLQIKIEKERWELLEWDNHDMKMVLEPLCQFDKWR
- the LOC126708726 gene encoding putative disease resistance protein At4g10780 isoform X1 — its product is MEMLGAILELGKTILAPISEYYKYHRSVDEHMKNLKRKRDDLECKKSDIESKMRAELLPRKKPKREVEFWLQKVNTINVEIQNTEQEAERAKYFSRMHVGKIACQKIQEVTELIDQSCGFGESLVIDPPVSYGDELPTGALVGESTAEITTEKIWKHLLDEDCGMIGVYGMGGVGKTTIMKKINNRLLKEKDKFNHVIWVTVSKAFDVIKLQNAIASMLHPNPLKSEDETTRAGKLYAALKEMKKCVLILDDLWNAFPLENIGIPEPTSENGCKLVLTTRDAKVCDGMNCKTIKVELLSIKESRDLFLKTVGCDVSNIPEDVVEGVVKQCARLPLAIITIAGSLKNVVDVFEWRNTLNELRTSTKGSAHVDAPVLKRLQFSYERLKDKKLQDCLLCCALYPEDYEIYRDELIEHLIGEKVIESMKSRQEELDQGHTLLNKLENACLLEGGSKDFIIEDIFEEKRRFVKMHDLIRDMALQIAGAKFLVLEDVPNEEEWGNDVEKVSLMCKRGSKFPYVSPKCPKLSTLLLRGYENIIPDPFFVHLHGLRVLHVDCDGLESLPNSVSDLKHLTSLRLNSYDLECVPSLAKLTALRSLDLSVRSLEEIPHGLEMLVNLRYLNVESYRMNHKMMPPGILPKLCQLQVLKLPIWGLDVNGEEMVRLKKLECFEGTFDGVKGFNTYVESLEEGGPSHYKYAVNQKKPASQLGVAELGESVILSDCNICLLPKDVRALIIWDFQRGSLCQGYWKKSVWLNGCEEIEYINSYFDTFSLQSLEILDLVKLNNLKGLFREEKVAPAPVVPLGTFSRLKQFSILHCPNIKKLFTPRLLLDNLEQIDVFSCKQLEEIIGGAEASDEVEEEEAKEIVKIFPQLRELRLKCLPELKTICSSSNVILCDSLNSIEIRECPKLKRLPLSLHLIDGELSSPPSSLQIYIAKESWESLEWDNHDMKMVLEPFIERPFSFSVAVKSQSGGSRFIKSQGGGSRLT
- the LOC126708726 gene encoding putative disease resistance protein At4g10780 isoform X3 → MEMLGAILELGKTILAPISEYYKYHRSVDEHMKNLKRKRDDLECKKSDIESKMRAELLPRKKPKREVEFWLQKVNTINVEIQNTEQEAERAKYFSRMHVGKIACQKIQEVTELIDQSCGFGESLVIDPPVSYGDELPTGALVGESTAEITTEKIWKHLLDEDCGMIGVYGMGGVGKTTIMKKINNRLLKEKDKFNHVIWVTVSKAFDVIKLQNAIASMLHPNPLKSEDETTRAGKLYAALKEMKKCVLILDDLWNAFPLENIGIPEPTSENGCKLVLTTRDAKVCDGMNCKTIKVELLSIKESRDLFLKTVGCDVSNIPEDVVEGVVKQCARLPLAIITIAGSLKNVVDVFEWRNTLNELRTSTKGSAHVDAPVLKRLQFSYERLKDKKLQDCLLCCALYPEDYEIYRDELIEHLIGEKVIESMKSRQEELDQGHTLLNKLENACLLEGGSKDFIIEDIFEEKRRFVKMHDLIRDMALQIAGAKFLVLEDVPNEEEWGNDVEKVSLMCKRGSKFPYVSPKCPKLSTLLLRGYENIIPDPFFVHLHGLRVLHVDCDGLESLPNSVSDLKHLTSLRLNSYDLECVPSLAKLTALRSLDLSVRSLEEIPHGLEMLVNLRYLNVESYRMNHKMMPPGILPKLCQLQVLKLPIWGLDVNGEEMVRLKKLECFEGTFDGVKGFNTYVESLEEGGPSHYKYAVNQKKPASQLGVAELGESVILSDCNICLLPKDVRALIIWDFQRGSLCQGYWKKSVWLNGCEEIEYINSYFDTFSLQSLEILDLVKLNNLKGLFREEKVAPAPVVPLGTFSRLKQFSILHCPNIKKLFTPRLLLDNLEQIDVFSCKQLEEIIGGAEASDEVEEEEAKEIVKIFPQLRELRLKCLPELKTICSSSNVILCDSLNSIEIRECPKLKRLPLSLHLIDGELSSPPSSLQIYIAKESWESLEWDNHDMKMVLEPFIERDTSSSQS
- the LOC126708726 gene encoding putative disease resistance protein At4g10780 isoform X6; this translates as MEMLGAILELGKTILAPISEYYKYHRSVDEHMKNLKRKRDDLECKKSDIESKMRAELLPRKKPKREVEFWLQKVNTINVEIQNTEQEAERAKYFSRMHVGKIACQKIQEVTELIDQSCGFGESLVIDPPVSYGDELPTGALVGESTAEITTEKIWKHLLDEDCGMIGVYGMGGVGKTTIMKKINNRLLKEKDKFNHVIWVTVSKAFDVIKLQNAIASMLHPNPLKSEDETTRAGKLYAALKEMKKCVLILDDLWNAFPLENIGIPEPTSENGCKLVLTTRDAKVCDGMNCKTIKVELLSIKESRDLFLKTVGCDVSNIPEDVVEGVVKQCARLPLAIITIAGSLKNVVDVFEWRNTLNELRTSTKGSAHVDAPVLKRLQFSYERLKDKKLQDCLLCCALYPEDYEIYRDELIEHLIGEKVIESMKSRQEELDQGHTLLNKLENACLLEGGSKDFIIEDIFEEKRRFVKMHDLIRDMALQIAGAKFLVLEDVPNEEEWGNDVEKVSLMCKRGSKFPYVSPKCPKLSTLLLRGYENIIPDPFFVHLHGLRVLHVDCDGLESLPNSVSDLKHLTSLRLNSYDLECVPSLAKLTALRSLDLSVRSLEEIPHGLEMLVNLRYLNVESYRMNHKMMPPGILPKLCQLQVLKLPIWGLDVNGEEMVRLKKLECFEGTFDGVKGFNTYVESLEEGGPSHYKYAVNQKKPASQLGVAELGESVILSDCNICLLPKDVRALIIWDFQRGSLCQGYWKKSVWLNGCEEIEYINSYFDTFSLQSLEILDLVKLNNLKGLFREEKVAPAPVVPLGTFSRLKQFSILHCPNIKKLFTPRLLLDNLEQIDVFSCKQLEEIIGGAEASDEVEEEEAKEIVKIFPQLRELRLKCLPELKTICSSSNVILCDSLNSIEIRECPKLKRLPLSLHLIDGELSSPPSSLQIYIAKERWELLEWDNHDMKMVFEPLCQFH